In Myxococcales bacterium, the DNA window GCGGGCGGGCGCAAACCAACGCTTGGAGGGCCAGATGAAGACCTGGATGTTTGCGCTGACGACGTCTCTCGCGCTCGCCGCTTGCTCCGGCGATGACTCCTCCCCCGGCGGTGCTGGCGGTACGTCCGGCACAGGGGGCGCCGGCGGCGTTGGCGCGACCGGCGGCCTGGCGGGCACGGGGGGCGCGGCGGGGCAAACGGGATTCGGGATCGCGGTGCGGAACCTGGACGGACAAGCGCTCCCGGGAGCAACCGTGGCGTTCGATGCCGCGGACGGGACCCGCGTCGAGAAGACCGCCGGCCCGGATGGGATGGCCTATTTCGACGAACCTGCAGCAGGCGCGGCGAGCCCGACCGCGACCGCTCATCTCCAAGGCTACGCCGCGGTGACCGTCGTCAACGTGCTCGAGCAAGGGGACTACGTCGCCGGTCAGCCCTACGTGATCAATCTGGTCGAGCTCGAACGCGGGAACACCGTTCAGGTGACAGGGGACGTCGCTGCCCTCGGCGTCGGCCATACGTTGCTCGTTACCTCGTCCGATGGTGGTTCATACCAAGGGAACCCCGAGCACTACTCGCTCGACGTGCTCGCGGGAAAATCGTTCACGCTCCTCGCAGCCGAGTTCACCGCAGAGTGGCCGACGCCCAACGCTTTCGTCCAGCCGTTCTATGGCTTCGCCAAGCTGGACCACGCCGCTCTCGACGCGAATGCCGACATCCTGCTGGACATGGCGAAAAACCACCTCGCGTCGGAGACCGTGACCGGGTCGTTCGCGCTGCCGAAGCAGCCGGACAGCATGCTCCTCGGTGACGGAGCCTGGGGCTACGCCATGGTGTCGACGTTTTCGTCGAACTTCCGCTTCGGCCTCGGGTTCGCCTCGATGTCGAAGTTCAACAGCACGACCCAGCGTGTCGACTACGACATCGAGCACGTGAAGGCGGCACCCGACTCCGAGGTCGGCGTCTGGTACATGCTCTACGAGAGTCTCGGGGGCTTTTCTCAGGGCGCACCGGCATACTCCATCGCAACCGAGAGTGGGTATCCGGCGGCAGGGCCAAGGGACTTCGTGTTGCTCGAACCACCCCACGTGACGTACTCCAAGACCACACCGCGTCCGCTGCACGACGAAATGAAGTGGGTGGACGCCACGCCGGCGCTCCCGACGCTGGTGCAGGTCATCGTTGCACAGCGGTCGGTGTGGACCGCGGTCGTCCCACCGGGGCTCG includes these proteins:
- a CDS encoding carboxypeptidase regulatory-like domain-containing protein; translated protein: MKTWMFALTTSLALAACSGDDSSPGGAGGTSGTGGAGGVGATGGLAGTGGAAGQTGFGIAVRNLDGQALPGATVAFDAADGTRVEKTAGPDGMAYFDEPAAGAASPTATAHLQGYAAVTVVNVLEQGDYVAGQPYVINLVELERGNTVQVTGDVAALGVGHTLLVTSSDGGSYQGNPEHYSLDVLAGKSFTLLAAEFTAEWPTPNAFVQPFYGFAKLDHAALDANADILLDMAKNHLASETVTGSFALPKQPDSMLLGDGAWGYAMVSTFSSNFRFGLGFASMSKFNSTTQRVDYDIEHVKAAPDSEVGVWYMLYESLGGFSQGAPAYSIATESGYPAAGPRDFVLLEPPHVTYSKTTPRPLHDEMKWVDATPALPTLVQVIVAQRSVWTAVVPPGLDHFTLPAPPSSLSEESTFGSVTFQVSLFKCELSDSLPKRWCKRAAVTPFAVEN